One stretch of Pararhizobium qamdonense DNA includes these proteins:
- a CDS encoding acetoacetate--CoA ligase encodes MQSDRPLWIPSEEFIEQTPMKAFIDWCGQRFSKTFADYDAFHDWSITERADFWTAVWDHCGVIGDRGGRALIHGNVMLDARFFPDATLNFAENLLRHTGSGDALLFRGEDKVQSRMSFDELRALVSRLQQALKAQGIGRGDRVAAMMPNMPETIALMLATASIGAIWSSCSPDFGEQGVLDRFGQIEPKLFIACDGYWYAGKRQDVAAKVQAVAGKLGVPVLIIPYAGDAETLAGSLDKGQTLAGFIDPFEARDIEFAALPFAHPLYILFSSGTTGVPKCIVHSAGGTLLQHLKEHRFHCGLREGEKLFYFTTCGWMMWNWLVSGLAFGATLCLFDGSPFHPDGNVLFDYARDEQFSIFGTSAKYIDAVRKGGFTPVSTHDLSALRLMTSTGSPLSPEGFSFVYDGIKPDIQLASISGGTDIVSCFVLGNPLKPVWRGEIQGPGLGLAMDVWNDDGQPVRQEKGELVCTRAFPSMPVMFWNDPQGAKYKAAYFERFDNIWCHGDFAEWTEHGGIIIHGRSDATLNPGGVRIGTAEIYNQVEQMDEVAEAICIGQDWDDDVRVILFVRLATGVTLSEDLVKAIKARIRSGASPRHVPAKIIAVTDIPRTKSGKIVELAVREVVHGRPVKNKEALANPEALDLYGNLPELGN; translated from the coding sequence ATGCAGTCAGATCGGCCCCTGTGGATACCGTCGGAAGAATTCATCGAACAGACGCCGATGAAGGCGTTCATCGACTGGTGCGGACAGCGCTTTTCCAAGACCTTTGCTGATTACGACGCGTTTCATGACTGGTCGATCACCGAACGCGCCGATTTCTGGACGGCGGTCTGGGATCATTGCGGCGTTATCGGCGATCGCGGCGGCCGCGCGCTGATCCATGGCAACGTGATGCTGGACGCGCGGTTCTTTCCCGATGCTACGCTTAATTTCGCCGAAAATCTCCTGCGTCATACCGGCAGCGGTGATGCGCTGCTGTTCCGGGGCGAGGACAAGGTGCAGTCGCGTATGTCCTTTGACGAGCTGCGCGCGCTGGTGTCGCGGCTGCAGCAAGCCTTGAAGGCGCAAGGCATCGGCAGGGGCGACCGCGTTGCCGCGATGATGCCGAACATGCCGGAAACCATTGCCCTGATGCTGGCCACCGCCTCGATCGGCGCGATCTGGTCGTCCTGCTCCCCCGATTTCGGCGAGCAGGGCGTGCTTGATCGCTTCGGCCAGATCGAGCCAAAACTGTTCATCGCCTGCGATGGCTATTGGTATGCCGGCAAGCGGCAGGATGTCGCTGCCAAGGTCCAGGCGGTCGCCGGCAAACTCGGCGTTCCCGTCTTGATCATCCCCTATGCTGGCGATGCTGAAACGCTCGCCGGATCGCTGGATAAGGGCCAGACGCTGGCGGGTTTCATCGACCCGTTTGAAGCGCGCGACATCGAGTTTGCGGCCCTGCCATTCGCGCATCCGCTCTATATTCTCTTTTCCTCGGGCACGACGGGCGTTCCCAAATGCATCGTCCATTCGGCCGGCGGCACGCTGCTGCAGCACCTGAAGGAGCATCGCTTCCATTGCGGCCTGCGCGAGGGTGAAAAGCTCTTCTATTTCACCACCTGCGGCTGGATGATGTGGAACTGGCTGGTCTCCGGGCTCGCCTTCGGCGCAACGCTCTGCCTGTTCGACGGCTCGCCGTTCCATCCCGATGGCAACGTCCTGTTCGATTATGCCCGCGACGAGCAGTTTTCCATCTTCGGCACTTCGGCAAAATATATCGATGCGGTGCGCAAGGGCGGCTTCACGCCGGTATCGACCCATGACCTCTCAGCGCTGCGGCTGATGACCTCGACCGGCTCGCCGCTGTCGCCGGAGGGCTTTTCCTTCGTTTATGACGGCATCAAGCCGGATATCCAGCTGGCCTCGATTTCCGGCGGAACCGATATCGTTTCCTGTTTCGTGCTCGGCAATCCGCTGAAGCCTGTCTGGCGCGGCGAAATCCAGGGGCCGGGGCTTGGCCTTGCCATGGACGTCTGGAACGACGACGGCCAGCCGGTGCGTCAGGAAAAGGGCGAGCTCGTCTGCACCAGGGCCTTTCCCTCGATGCCGGTGATGTTCTGGAACGACCCGCAGGGCGCCAAGTACAAGGCGGCCTATTTTGAACGCTTCGACAATATCTGGTGCCATGGCGATTTTGCCGAATGGACGGAACATGGCGGCATTATCATCCATGGCCGTTCGGACGCGACGCTCAACCCGGGCGGCGTGCGCATCGGCACCGCTGAAATCTACAATCAGGTCGAGCAGATGGACGAGGTGGCCGAGGCCATCTGCATCGGTCAGGACTGGGATGACGATGTCCGCGTCATCCTGTTCGTACGGCTGGCCACCGGGGTCACCTTGAGCGAGGACCTGGTGAAGGCGATCAAGGCGCGCATCCGCAGCGGTGCCTCGCCGCGTCACGTCCCCGCCAAGATCATCGCCGTCACCGATATCCCGCGCACCAAATCCGGCAAGATCGTCGAACTCGCCGTGCGCGAAGTCGTGCACGGCCGCCCCGTCAAGAACAAGGAGGCGCTGGCCAATCCGGAAGCGCTCGATCTCTATGGCAATTTGCCGGAGCTTGGAAACTGA
- a CDS encoding AsmA family protein: protein MRQFFTIASRKIGWKTIFLSRTVAWLLVGAVILTALFKFALPMFISTASVKTNMENVLSSWTGARASIVGDPQFSFWPHPVLTLRNVTFTGGDAAAPELLAKADAIAAGFDMLAALRGTPVFYDFHLVNPVFKVERRVDGTFNWRRAGWMADAIADASGKTASQARNTPIGDIEIVNGTLELTDRVTASTHRVSAITGSVQWRTPTTRMNASLSALINGEKVQGTIACDQPLLLLSGQNSTFQASFNSTPLSFSFDGNGNASSRPFAAGQLQLKAKSLGALLAWIKDVPQPVSASGSISIDTSVTMSAQGLKMDSLSLSLDDSDATGVLGIAWDPQRTPRIDGTLAFDRLDLTPLLASVFPLAPEPNTQTEPETALLKRISVDLRLSAQEIIYGAAAVTDAAAGIMVENGRASIDIGDGTFADGALSGRIALANDGAAGGQIQLALKNADLAPVAASLGLAGPLPLGRGILSLDLSTTQPLSKMTADGMSGELRYAANNGSVVNFDLPEFERLAALGQAFNISHATNGSFAFTSADIVARLRQGVVELATADIVGDGKTVSLAGTLPFTKGKLALTGAIRADGRETPSVRFFADGAWPNPVVSPLPAVPAQP from the coding sequence ATGAGGCAATTCTTCACCATCGCCAGCAGAAAAATTGGATGGAAGACAATATTTCTGTCGCGCACCGTCGCGTGGCTGCTCGTCGGAGCGGTTATCCTCACGGCCCTGTTCAAATTCGCGCTGCCGATGTTCATCTCCACGGCCAGCGTCAAGACCAACATGGAAAATGTGCTGTCGTCTTGGACAGGGGCGCGGGCCAGTATCGTCGGTGATCCGCAGTTCAGCTTCTGGCCGCATCCGGTGCTGACGCTCCGCAATGTCACCTTTACGGGTGGCGATGCGGCGGCACCGGAACTTCTGGCCAAAGCGGACGCGATTGCCGCCGGCTTCGACATGCTGGCTGCCCTGCGCGGCACGCCGGTCTTTTACGATTTCCATCTCGTCAATCCGGTCTTCAAGGTGGAGCGGCGGGTCGACGGCACGTTCAACTGGCGCCGCGCCGGCTGGATGGCCGATGCCATCGCGGATGCGTCCGGCAAGACGGCATCTCAAGCCCGCAACACGCCGATCGGCGATATCGAGATCGTCAACGGCACGCTGGAACTGACCGACCGTGTGACGGCGAGCACCCACCGCGTCAGCGCCATAACCGGCTCCGTGCAATGGCGCACCCCGACCACGCGGATGAATGCCAGCCTGTCGGCGCTGATCAACGGCGAAAAGGTTCAGGGCACGATTGCCTGCGATCAACCTCTGCTGCTGCTTTCCGGCCAGAACAGCACGTTTCAGGCCTCGTTCAATTCCACACCGCTGAGCTTCAGCTTCGACGGCAATGGCAATGCGTCCAGCCGTCCGTTTGCCGCTGGTCAGCTCCAGCTGAAAGCAAAATCGCTTGGGGCGCTTCTCGCCTGGATCAAAGACGTGCCGCAGCCGGTTTCCGCCAGCGGATCGATCAGCATCGATACCAGCGTGACCATGTCGGCGCAGGGATTGAAGATGGACAGCCTGTCTTTGTCCCTGGACGATTCCGACGCGACCGGCGTGCTCGGCATTGCCTGGGACCCGCAACGCACGCCGCGCATCGACGGCACGCTTGCGTTCGACCGGCTGGACCTGACGCCGCTTCTCGCCTCAGTCTTCCCGCTTGCGCCGGAGCCCAATACGCAGACCGAGCCGGAAACGGCATTGCTCAAGCGGATCAGCGTCGATCTGCGCCTTTCGGCGCAGGAGATCATCTATGGGGCCGCCGCCGTCACCGATGCCGCTGCCGGGATCATGGTGGAAAACGGCCGTGCATCGATCGATATCGGCGATGGCACCTTTGCCGATGGCGCGCTCAGCGGCCGCATCGCGCTTGCCAATGATGGTGCCGCCGGCGGGCAGATACAGCTGGCGCTGAAGAATGCGGATCTGGCGCCCGTCGCCGCAAGCCTCGGCCTTGCCGGGCCTTTGCCGCTCGGCCGGGGCATTTTAAGCCTCGATCTGTCGACCACCCAACCGCTGTCGAAAATGACGGCGGACGGAATGTCCGGCGAACTCCGCTATGCGGCAAACAATGGCAGCGTGGTGAATTTCGACCTGCCGGAATTCGAGCGGCTTGCCGCCTTGGGCCAGGCCTTCAACATCAGCCATGCCACCAATGGGTCGTTTGCTTTCACGAGTGCAGATATCGTGGCGCGCTTGCGCCAAGGCGTGGTCGAACTGGCCACGGCCGATATCGTCGGCGACGGAAAAACCGTGTCCCTGGCCGGCACCCTTCCCTTCACGAAAGGCAAACTGGCGCTGACCGGCGCCATCCGGGCAGACGGACGTGAAACGCCTTCCGTCCGCTTCTTTGCCGATGGCGCCTGGCCAAACCCGGTCGTTTCGCCCCTGCCTGCGGTGCCTGCCCAGCCGTAG
- a CDS encoding ABC transporter permease: MQRWSRFNIASIVIGFAFLYLPIVLLVIFSFNESKLVTVWAGFSTKWYVQLFQNQALLDAAWVTIRVGLISATVATVLGTMAALAMTRYTRFRGRMLFSGMIYAPLVMPEVITGLSMLLLFVAIGFDRGFWTLTLAHITFTMCFVAVVVQSRLLSFDRSIEEAAMDLGATPVATFLQVTLPVIAPAVFSGWVLAFTLSLDDLVISSFTSGPGATTLPMRIYSQVRLGVTPEINAVCTILIGIVAIGVLIASVVSRRREIQRVKDEQAAFAH, from the coding sequence ATGCAGCGCTGGTCCCGTTTCAATATCGCCTCGATCGTCATCGGTTTCGCCTTTCTTTATCTGCCGATCGTGCTTCTGGTGATCTTCTCCTTCAACGAATCTAAGCTCGTTACTGTCTGGGCGGGCTTTTCGACCAAATGGTATGTGCAGCTGTTCCAGAACCAGGCGCTTCTCGATGCCGCCTGGGTGACGATCCGCGTCGGTCTGATTTCGGCAACGGTCGCGACGGTTCTCGGCACGATGGCAGCGCTGGCCATGACGCGCTACACCCGCTTTCGCGGCCGCATGCTGTTTTCCGGGATGATCTATGCGCCGCTGGTCATGCCGGAAGTCATCACCGGCCTGTCCATGCTGCTTCTCTTCGTTGCCATCGGCTTTGATCGCGGTTTCTGGACGCTGACTTTGGCGCATATCACCTTCACCATGTGCTTCGTTGCGGTCGTCGTGCAGTCAAGGCTCCTAAGCTTCGACCGCTCGATCGAGGAGGCCGCGATGGATCTGGGCGCAACGCCGGTCGCCACCTTCCTGCAGGTGACCTTGCCGGTGATCGCGCCTGCCGTCTTTTCCGGCTGGGTGCTGGCTTTCACGCTGTCGCTGGATGATCTGGTGATATCAAGCTTCACCTCCGGCCCCGGCGCCACGACACTGCCGATGCGGATCTACAGCCAGGTGAGACTGGGCGTAACGCCCGAGATCAACGCCGTCTGCACCATCCTGATCGGCATCGTCGCCATCGGCGTCCTGATCGCATCGGTCGTCTCCCGCCGCCGCGAAATCCAGCGCGTCAAGGACGAACAGGCAGCGTTCGCGCATTGA
- a CDS encoding ABC transporter permease subunit codes for MAKFGSALFNRLVIIIPYAWLLFFFLIPFFIVIRISLSETAVAMPPYLPVFDLASGIGGFIDNIKQFSIDNYVWLTEDALYTKAYASSLWIAAISTFLTLLIAYPVAYGMAQAPNTIRPTLLMLVILPFWTSFLIRVYAWIAILKPEGLLNQLLLTLGVIDQPLIILNTNWAIYIGIVYSYLPFMVLPIYSSLEKMDHSLTEAAQDLGCTPIRAFWRVTFPLSMPGVVAGCMLVFIPAVGEFVIPDLLGGSETLMIGKTLWNEFNANRDWPVSAAVATILLLILVVPIMFFQHAQSKADSEGR; via the coding sequence ATGGCAAAATTCGGATCGGCTTTGTTCAACCGGCTGGTGATCATCATCCCCTATGCCTGGTTGCTGTTCTTCTTCCTGATACCGTTTTTCATCGTCATCCGCATTTCCCTGTCGGAAACGGCGGTCGCCATGCCGCCCTATCTGCCGGTGTTCGACCTCGCATCCGGCATCGGCGGGTTCATCGACAATATCAAGCAGTTCTCGATCGACAACTATGTCTGGCTGACCGAGGACGCGCTCTACACCAAGGCCTATGCGTCCAGCCTCTGGATCGCCGCCATCTCGACGTTCCTGACATTGCTGATCGCCTATCCGGTGGCCTACGGCATGGCGCAGGCGCCCAATACGATCCGCCCGACGCTGTTGATGCTGGTCATCCTGCCGTTCTGGACGAGCTTCCTGATCCGCGTCTATGCCTGGATCGCCATCCTGAAGCCGGAAGGGCTGCTCAATCAGCTGCTGCTCACGCTGGGCGTGATCGATCAGCCGCTGATCATCCTCAACACCAATTGGGCGATCTATATCGGCATCGTCTATTCCTACCTGCCATTCATGGTGCTGCCGATTTATTCCTCGCTGGAAAAGATGGATCACAGCCTGACGGAAGCGGCCCAGGATCTCGGCTGCACGCCGATCCGCGCGTTCTGGCGGGTGACATTCCCGCTGTCGATGCCCGGCGTGGTGGCCGGCTGCATGCTGGTCTTCATCCCGGCCGTCGGCGAATTCGTCATCCCGGATCTGCTCGGCGGCTCCGAAACGCTGATGATCGGCAAGACGCTGTGGAACGAGTTCAACGCCAACCGCGACTGGCCGGTTTCCGCAGCCGTGGCGACCATTCTGCTGCTCATCCTGGTGGTGCCGATCATGTTCTTCCAGCATGCCCAGTCCAAAGCCGATAGCGAGGGGAGATAG
- a CDS encoding ABC transporter ATP-binding protein — MKSLGSIRRSFAPWADPNSVPFIAVKNVTKKFGDFVAVDDLSLNIYPREFFALLGASGCGKSTLLRMLAGFEQPTSGEIILDGQSLAGIPPYKRPVNMMFQSYALFPHMTVENNIAFGLKQDGMPKADIAARVEQMLKLVKLDKFAKRKPHQLSGGQRQRVALARSLAKRPKVLLLDEPLGALDKKLREETQFELMDLQQELGLTFVVVTHDQEEAMTMADRIAVMAHGKVVQVATPPEIYEAPNSRFVADFIGDVNIFDGTVSAAGNGTVEIATQSGFTFRVASTEPPAIGAKAGFAVRPEKIRVGRDQPACAPLNAAQGEIWDIGYLGDMTVFHVKLKDGKVIKASSLNAVRAVEDPLGYDQEVWISFDENAGVVLKD; from the coding sequence ATGAAGTCACTTGGCAGTATCCGGCGCTCCTTTGCTCCTTGGGCCGATCCCAATTCCGTACCCTTCATCGCCGTCAAGAACGTCACCAAGAAGTTCGGTGATTTCGTTGCGGTCGATGATCTCTCGCTCAACATCTATCCGCGTGAATTCTTCGCGCTTCTGGGAGCATCCGGCTGCGGCAAGTCGACGCTTTTGCGCATGCTGGCCGGTTTCGAACAGCCGACCTCCGGCGAGATCATCCTCGACGGCCAGAGCCTTGCCGGCATCCCGCCCTACAAGCGGCCGGTCAACATGATGTTCCAGTCCTATGCGCTGTTTCCGCATATGACGGTCGAAAACAACATCGCCTTTGGCCTGAAACAGGACGGCATGCCGAAGGCCGATATTGCCGCGCGTGTCGAGCAAATGCTGAAACTGGTCAAGCTCGACAAGTTCGCCAAGCGCAAGCCGCACCAGCTCTCCGGCGGCCAGCGGCAGCGCGTGGCGCTCGCCCGGTCGCTTGCCAAGCGCCCGAAGGTGCTTCTGCTGGACGAGCCGCTTGGCGCGCTCGACAAGAAGCTGCGCGAGGAAACCCAGTTCGAACTGATGGATCTGCAGCAGGAACTCGGCCTCACCTTCGTCGTGGTCACCCATGACCAGGAAGAGGCGATGACCATGGCCGACCGCATCGCCGTCATGGCGCATGGCAAGGTCGTGCAGGTGGCGACCCCGCCGGAAATCTATGAGGCGCCCAATTCCCGTTTCGTGGCCGATTTCATCGGCGACGTGAATATTTTCGACGGCACGGTCTCGGCTGCAGGCAACGGCACCGTCGAGATCGCAACGCAGAGCGGCTTCACCTTCCGCGTCGCCTCCACCGAACCGCCCGCCATCGGCGCCAAGGCCGGCTTTGCCGTGCGCCCTGAAAAGATCCGCGTCGGCCGCGACCAGCCGGCCTGTGCGCCGCTCAATGCAGCACAGGGCGAAATCTGGGATATCGGCTATCTCGGCGACATGACGGTTTTCCACGTCAAGCTGAAGGACGGCAAGGTGATCAAGGCCTCCTCGCTCAACGCCGTGCGCGCCGTCGAGGACCCGCTGGGCTACGATCAGGAAGTCTGGATTTCGTTCGATGAAAATGCCGGCGTCGTGCTGAAGGATTGA
- a CDS encoding polyamine ABC transporter substrate-binding protein: protein MSRTIATAFAALILSGSATIATAQERVVNIYNWSDYIDASILEDFTKETGIKVVYDVFDSNEILETKLLAGGTGYDVVVPTATFLQRQIAAGVFQKLDKSKLPNLSNMWDEITTRVATYDPGNEYAIDYMWGTTGLGYNVEKVKQILGTDEKPTWDVLFKPELAAKFKDCGIQVLDSPTDVVPSVLLYLGLNPDSHAPEDLAKAEELLLKIRPNIRKFHSSEYINALANGDICLALGYSGDIFQARDRAAEAKAGVTVDYSIPSTGAQMWFDVMAIPADAPHVAEAHEFLNYIMKPEVIAKASDVVFYANGNKASQQFVSKDVMGDTAIYPPEDVMKKLFTTTPFDAREQRVLTRMWTKVVTGQ, encoded by the coding sequence ATGTCGCGTACGATTGCCACAGCCTTTGCCGCGTTGATCCTTTCTGGGTCCGCAACGATTGCCACCGCGCAGGAGCGCGTGGTCAATATCTACAACTGGTCCGATTATATCGATGCGTCGATCCTGGAGGATTTTACCAAGGAAACCGGCATCAAGGTCGTCTATGACGTCTTCGACAGCAACGAGATCCTCGAAACCAAGCTGCTCGCCGGCGGCACCGGCTATGATGTCGTCGTGCCGACCGCAACCTTCCTGCAGCGTCAGATCGCGGCCGGCGTCTTCCAGAAACTCGACAAGTCGAAGCTGCCCAATCTTTCCAATATGTGGGACGAAATCACCACGCGCGTCGCCACCTACGATCCGGGCAACGAATACGCGATCGACTATATGTGGGGCACGACCGGCCTTGGCTATAATGTCGAGAAGGTGAAACAAATCCTCGGCACCGACGAGAAGCCCACATGGGATGTGCTTTTCAAGCCGGAACTGGCCGCTAAGTTCAAGGATTGCGGTATTCAGGTTCTCGATTCGCCGACCGATGTCGTGCCGAGCGTCCTGCTTTATCTCGGCCTCAATCCCGACAGCCATGCGCCGGAAGATCTGGCCAAGGCCGAAGAGCTGCTGCTGAAAATCCGCCCGAACATCCGCAAGTTTCACTCCTCGGAATATATCAATGCGCTCGCCAACGGCGATATCTGCCTGGCCTTGGGCTATTCCGGCGATATCTTCCAGGCACGCGACCGTGCCGCCGAAGCCAAGGCCGGTGTGACCGTTGATTATTCCATTCCGTCGACGGGCGCGCAGATGTGGTTCGACGTCATGGCCATTCCAGCCGATGCGCCGCATGTCGCCGAAGCGCATGAATTCCTGAATTACATCATGAAGCCGGAAGTCATTGCCAAGGCGAGCGACGTGGTGTTCTACGCCAACGGCAACAAGGCCTCCCAACAGTTCGTCAGCAAGGACGTGATGGGCGACACCGCGATCTATCCGCCGGAGGATGTCATGAAGAAGCTCTTCACGACGACGCCCTTCGATGCAAGAGAGCAGCGCGTGCTAACGCGCATGTGGACCAAAGTGGTCACCGGCCAGTAA
- a CDS encoding fatty acid desaturase family protein yields the protein MNVKSQRIDPRELKRLSVLQSHRTLLAIGFDWALIAGAIVFSKYMQHPLAYIAAVLVIAGRMHAFGCLMHEAAHYRIIKNRKVSDWMSDLLLAWPIMATVDGYRMNHLAHHQHTNTDEDPDWAAKLGMTQFTFPQKVWRGVVQLLGYLVAINSVRDILHMAKRIAKHDRSTRTYKLLRISFYIAAAVIFSVFGLWTDVTLYWLVPFFTFFCLFLYVRSVAEHFGSMDYSDELGSSRTVYPHLWEKLFFAPHNINYHLEHHLYPGVPYYNLPELHAVLMTNPNYASRAHITRGYTTGLASECFAPNAPLLPAHHPVSY from the coding sequence ATGAATGTGAAGTCGCAGCGGATCGATCCACGGGAATTGAAGCGGCTGTCGGTGCTGCAATCTCACAGGACGCTTCTGGCCATCGGTTTCGACTGGGCGTTGATTGCCGGCGCCATCGTCTTCAGCAAATATATGCAGCATCCCCTCGCCTATATCGCAGCGGTGCTTGTGATTGCCGGACGCATGCATGCCTTCGGCTGCCTGATGCATGAGGCCGCCCATTACCGCATCATCAAGAACCGCAAGGTCAGCGACTGGATGAGCGATCTGCTGCTCGCGTGGCCGATCATGGCGACGGTCGATGGCTACCGGATGAACCATCTTGCCCATCACCAGCATACCAATACCGACGAGGACCCCGATTGGGCCGCCAAGCTCGGCATGACGCAGTTCACCTTCCCGCAGAAAGTCTGGCGCGGCGTGGTGCAGCTGCTCGGCTATCTCGTGGCAATCAATTCTGTGCGCGATATCCTGCACATGGCCAAGCGCATTGCCAAGCATGACCGCTCGACCCGGACCTACAAGCTCCTGCGCATCAGCTTCTATATCGCGGCCGCAGTGATCTTCTCGGTCTTCGGGCTCTGGACCGACGTCACGCTCTACTGGCTGGTGCCATTCTTCACCTTCTTTTGCCTGTTCCTCTATGTCCGCAGCGTTGCCGAGCATTTCGGCAGCATGGATTATTCCGACGAACTGGGCAGCTCGCGCACCGTCTATCCCCATCTCTGGGAAAAGCTGTTCTTTGCGCCCCACAACATCAACTATCACCTGGAACATCATCTTTATCCGGGCGTGCCCTATTACAACCTGCCGGAACTGCACGCGGTGCTGATGACAAACCCGAATTACGCCAGCCGGGCGCACATTACACGAGGCTATACGACAGGGCTTGCTTCGGAATGCTTTGCCCCGAATGCGCCGCTGCTTCCGGCGCATCATCCTGTCAGTTACTGA